The Polycladomyces subterraneus genome contains a region encoding:
- the moaA gene encoding GTP 3',8-cyclase MoaA, with the protein MTEIKDALGRPLRDLRISVTDRCNFRCRYCMPEEVFGPDYKFLSRKALLRFEEITRLVRIFVKLGVEKIRITGGEPLLRKGLPDLIRMLSNVKGIRDIALTTNGSLLAKHARALKEAGLQRVNVSLDALDDEIFAKINGGRSAVRPVLEGIEAASQAGLKVKVNMVVQKGVNDGQIIPMARHFRGTGHILRFIEFMDVGNSNGWNLDQVVSKREIIERIHREMPLEPVEPNYYGEVASRYRYRGTDEEVGVISSVTESFCSTCTRARLSADGWLYTCLFASEGYDLRGPLRSGESDDELEARIRDVWNHRRDRYSDERLKNTRVRERKKVEMSYIGG; encoded by the coding sequence ATGACTGAAATCAAAGACGCATTGGGCCGTCCGCTTCGGGATTTACGCATTTCCGTGACGGACCGTTGCAATTTTCGTTGCCGGTACTGCATGCCTGAAGAAGTGTTTGGTCCCGATTACAAGTTTCTCTCGCGGAAGGCGCTTCTCCGATTTGAGGAAATCACCCGATTGGTGCGGATCTTTGTCAAGCTGGGAGTAGAAAAGATCCGAATCACCGGAGGAGAACCCCTGCTCAGAAAAGGGCTGCCCGATCTTATCCGGATGCTGTCCAACGTGAAAGGGATTCGAGATATTGCCCTGACGACCAACGGCTCCTTACTCGCCAAGCACGCCCGTGCTCTCAAAGAAGCCGGACTGCAGCGGGTCAACGTCAGTTTGGATGCACTGGATGACGAAATCTTTGCCAAAATAAACGGGGGGCGGTCTGCTGTCCGACCAGTGTTGGAGGGTATCGAGGCGGCCAGTCAGGCCGGACTGAAGGTGAAGGTCAACATGGTTGTCCAAAAGGGTGTCAATGACGGGCAGATCATCCCCATGGCCCGCCATTTTCGCGGAACGGGGCATATCCTGCGCTTCATCGAATTCATGGACGTGGGCAACAGCAACGGGTGGAACCTGGATCAGGTGGTGTCCAAACGGGAGATCATCGAGCGGATTCACAGGGAAATGCCCTTGGAACCGGTGGAACCCAATTATTACGGCGAAGTCGCTTCCCGTTACCGTTATCGAGGAACAGATGAGGAGGTCGGGGTGATCTCCTCGGTGACGGAATCCTTTTGTTCCACTTGCACTCGGGCGCGATTGTCCGCCGACGGATGGCTGTACACCTGTCTGTTCGCTTCGGAGGGATACGACCTCCGCGGCCCGTTGCGCTCGGGAGAGAGCGACGACGAACTGGAGGCACGCATCCGCGACGTCTGGAACCATCGACGGGACCGCTATTCCGATGAGCGATTAAAAAACACCCGGGTCCGCGAGCGCAAAAAGGTGGAAATGTCCTATATAGGCGGATAA
- a CDS encoding vWA domain-containing protein: protein MERIDLNGLTGMTAAVIRQVQDFTPFLRKHGFRVGTPETLTALRCLAEADLSVPEELLFALRSVYARSPAEWGSFPHLFNRHFLNPGTRLEEKKRIQADERSGHSRGLIETQDRPPTVSFSMQPGSSPSQGERYALQVDPSQLRAVLAVSKRAVRQFDRPPGRRFRRGGRDRVNLRATMRESVRYTGEPLRLHWQQYRPDRPSVVLLIDISGSMKEHAPFMTALAWSFTRLRLRCEVFVFSTRLKRVTHLVARKAVQGIPISELAELKGGTRIGEALEELLHRYGGLLRQHASVIIASDGFDAGHPDRLRVAMKTLAERVRHVVWLNPLLGDPGYEPISSGMSAAMPYIHRFVDVHDLDSWREAVEGQVFRPVFAPVTPLTVHTQDV from the coding sequence GTGGAACGCATAGACCTGAACGGACTGACGGGGATGACCGCAGCGGTGATTCGTCAGGTTCAGGATTTTACCCCTTTTTTGCGAAAACACGGGTTTCGCGTTGGCACGCCGGAGACATTGACCGCGCTCAGGTGCTTGGCGGAGGCGGACCTGTCAGTGCCGGAGGAACTTTTGTTTGCGCTGCGCTCTGTATACGCCCGTTCGCCGGCTGAGTGGGGATCGTTTCCACATCTGTTCAATCGTCACTTTTTGAACCCGGGTACGAGGCTGGAAGAAAAGAAACGGATTCAGGCGGATGAGCGGTCTGGACATTCGCGTGGTTTGATTGAGACGCAGGATCGCCCGCCCACCGTGAGTTTCTCTATGCAGCCGGGATCCAGTCCAAGTCAGGGAGAACGCTACGCCCTGCAGGTCGATCCGTCTCAGTTGCGTGCGGTGTTGGCCGTCTCCAAGCGGGCTGTACGGCAATTCGACCGCCCGCCGGGACGACGGTTTCGCCGTGGCGGGCGCGATCGGGTGAATCTGCGCGCGACGATGCGCGAGAGCGTCCGTTACACGGGAGAACCGCTCCGTCTGCATTGGCAACAGTACCGACCGGATCGGCCGTCGGTTGTGCTTTTGATCGACATTTCCGGGTCGATGAAGGAGCACGCCCCGTTCATGACTGCTCTCGCGTGGTCGTTTACGCGCCTGCGCCTGCGCTGCGAGGTGTTCGTCTTCTCGACTCGGCTCAAGCGCGTCACACATCTGGTAGCGCGCAAAGCAGTGCAGGGAATTCCAATCTCGGAACTGGCAGAATTGAAGGGCGGGACGCGCATCGGAGAAGCGCTTGAGGAGCTGCTGCACAGATACGGCGGTCTGTTGCGGCAACACGCTTCTGTGATCATCGCGTCGGACGGGTTTGACGCCGGTCATCCCGACCGCCTGCGCGTCGCTATGAAGACGCTTGCCGAACGTGTGCGGCATGTGGTTTGGCTCAATCCCCTGCTCGGCGACCCGGGCTATGAGCCGATCTCGAGCGGTATGTCCGCGGCGATGCCATACATCCATCGGTTCGTCGATGTACACGACTTGGACAGCTGGCGAGAGGCGGTTGAAGGTCAGGTTTTCCGACCTGTCTTTGCGCCAGTGACCCCATTGACCGTGCATACACAGGATGTCTAG
- a CDS encoding ferredoxin: protein MRTWVDKDTCIACGACGATAPDVYDYDEDGIAYVILDDNTGTADVPEELWDDVRDAQEGCPTDSIKVEE from the coding sequence ATGCGTACTTGGGTAGACAAAGACACTTGCATCGCTTGTGGTGCTTGCGGCGCAACCGCTCCTGACGTGTATGACTACGACGAAGACGGCATTGCTTACGTGATCCTGGACGACAACACCGGTACGGCCGACGTGCCAGAAGAACTGTGGGACGATGTGCGCGATGCACAGGAAGGTTGCCCCACAGACTCCATCAAAGTGGAAGAATAA
- a CDS encoding aerobic carbon-monoxide dehydrogenase large subunit, protein MAVRQTELRPLGKSVGRKEDPRFIRGKGRYIDDIVLPGMLYMCLVRSPYAHARIKSIDTSEAMQAPGVKLVITGEDLAAMNLAWMPTMANDQQMVLATGKVLYQYQEVAAVIAETREQAVDAAQLVYVDYEPLPVVVDPFKALEPDAPILREDREQKSNLIFHWEAGDKEATEELFRNAPVVVKQDVRFPRVHPSPLEPCGCIADYNTATGKLTWYVTSQAPHAHRTVLSLVSGLPEHQIRVISPDVGGGFGNKVPVYPGYVCAVVASLKLGRPVKWIETRTENTTSTGFARDYHMTAEIAAEEDGRVLALRVKTIADHGAFDAAADPSKFPAGLFSIVTGSYDFKEAFVEVDGVYTNKAPGGVAYRCSFRVTEAAYLIERVMDVLARRVGVDPAELRKRNFIRKEQFPYKSPTGWTYDSGDYEKTLALALEKIGYEELRKEQAEKRARGELMGIGISTFTEVVGAGPSHTFDIMGIKMFDSAQIRVHPTGKVIARLGVRHQGQGHETTFAQIIAQELGLSTDDVIVEEGDTDTAPYGLGTYASRSTPTAGGAAALCARRIREKAKKIAAHLLEVGEEDVVFDGVAFSAKGLASRTVTMKDIAFAAYTNVPEGMEPGLEATYYYDPPNLTFPHGAYIAVVDIDKGTGAVKVRRFLAVDDCGTVINPMIVEGQVHGGLTEGFAIAFMQDIPFDEDGNCLATNWMDYLVPTALDTPKWETDRTVTPSPHHPIGAKGVGESPNVGSPAAFVNAVVDALAPLGVEHIDMPIYPWKVWKILREHGVTE, encoded by the coding sequence GTGGCAGTTCGTCAGACTGAGTTGCGCCCATTGGGGAAGTCCGTCGGGCGTAAGGAGGACCCGCGTTTCATCCGCGGCAAGGGTCGTTATATCGATGATATCGTGTTGCCCGGTATGCTGTACATGTGTTTGGTTCGCAGTCCGTACGCGCATGCTCGGATCAAGAGCATAGATACTTCGGAGGCGATGCAAGCGCCGGGCGTCAAGCTGGTGATCACCGGTGAAGATCTGGCGGCCATGAACTTGGCTTGGATGCCTACCATGGCCAATGACCAACAGATGGTGCTTGCGACCGGGAAGGTGCTGTATCAGTATCAGGAGGTGGCTGCGGTTATCGCCGAGACGCGCGAGCAGGCTGTAGATGCCGCACAGCTTGTCTATGTCGATTACGAGCCGCTTCCCGTTGTCGTCGATCCGTTCAAGGCGCTTGAGCCGGACGCTCCGATTTTGCGTGAGGACAGGGAGCAGAAGTCCAACCTCATTTTTCACTGGGAGGCGGGCGACAAAGAAGCGACAGAAGAACTGTTCCGGAACGCCCCGGTGGTGGTCAAGCAGGATGTGCGCTTTCCCCGCGTCCATCCTTCGCCGCTCGAACCGTGCGGCTGTATCGCCGACTACAATACGGCGACCGGCAAGCTGACATGGTACGTGACGTCCCAGGCTCCGCATGCCCACCGCACAGTCTTGTCGTTGGTCAGCGGCCTGCCGGAGCACCAGATTCGCGTGATTTCGCCGGACGTCGGGGGCGGTTTCGGCAACAAGGTCCCCGTTTATCCCGGATATGTTTGCGCAGTCGTGGCCTCGCTCAAGCTGGGCAGACCCGTCAAGTGGATCGAAACGCGCACCGAAAACACCACCAGTACTGGCTTTGCGCGTGATTACCACATGACTGCCGAGATCGCCGCTGAGGAAGACGGGCGGGTGTTGGCGCTGCGGGTAAAAACGATTGCCGATCACGGAGCCTTTGACGCAGCGGCCGATCCGTCCAAATTCCCGGCTGGATTGTTCAGCATCGTTACGGGCTCCTACGACTTCAAGGAGGCGTTCGTCGAGGTCGACGGCGTGTATACGAACAAGGCTCCAGGCGGAGTAGCCTACCGTTGTTCGTTCCGTGTGACCGAGGCTGCGTATTTGATCGAGCGCGTGATGGATGTACTCGCCCGCCGTGTGGGTGTCGATCCAGCTGAGTTGCGGAAACGCAACTTCATCCGTAAAGAACAGTTCCCGTATAAGTCGCCAACGGGCTGGACCTATGACAGCGGCGACTATGAGAAAACGCTGGCTCTGGCGTTGGAGAAAATCGGTTACGAAGAGTTACGCAAGGAACAGGCGGAAAAGCGGGCCCGCGGGGAATTGATGGGCATCGGTATTTCCACCTTCACCGAGGTTGTCGGTGCAGGGCCGAGCCACACCTTCGACATCATGGGGATCAAGATGTTCGACAGCGCCCAAATTCGCGTCCATCCGACGGGAAAAGTGATTGCCCGGTTGGGGGTACGCCACCAGGGTCAGGGGCATGAGACGACGTTTGCCCAGATTATCGCACAGGAGTTGGGGCTAAGTACGGACGATGTCATCGTCGAAGAGGGAGATACCGATACCGCCCCTTACGGACTGGGAACCTACGCCAGCCGATCCACCCCAACTGCCGGTGGTGCCGCTGCGCTCTGCGCCCGTCGGATCCGCGAAAAGGCAAAGAAAATTGCGGCACACCTGCTGGAAGTGGGGGAAGAGGATGTGGTTTTTGATGGCGTAGCATTTTCCGCCAAAGGCCTTGCCAGCAGGACGGTCACGATGAAAGACATCGCATTTGCGGCGTACACCAATGTGCCGGAGGGGATGGAGCCAGGGCTGGAAGCTACGTACTATTATGATCCACCCAATCTCACTTTTCCTCACGGAGCATATATCGCGGTCGTCGACATCGACAAGGGAACGGGCGCAGTCAAAGTTCGCCGTTTTCTCGCTGTCGACGATTGTGGCACCGTGATCAACCCGATGATCGTTGAGGGACAGGTGCACGGGGGATTGACGGAAGGCTTTGCGATTGCGTTCATGCAGGATATTCCCTTCGACGAGGACGGAAACTGTCTGGCGACGAACTGGATGGATTACTTGGTCCCGACCGCGTTGGACACCCCGAAATGGGAGACCGACCGGACCGTGACGCCCTCACCGCACCATCCCATCGGGGCGAAGGGTGTGGGTGAGTCACCGAACGTTGGCTCGCCGGCGGCGTTTGTAAACGCGGTGGTAGACGCCCTGGCACCGCTGGGGGTCGAACATATTGACATGCCCATATACCCGTGGAAGGTGTGGAAAATCCTGCGCGAGCACGGAGTGACCGAGTGA
- a CDS encoding nucleotidyltransferase family protein — MAGCRGNFENRCRKVLTMESGVFALILAAGTSSRMGTPKQLLDWGEMPLLEQIIRKTLTLPFPEVVAVIGHRAKEIRRLIRIEDDRFRWVVNRDYAAGQSTSLLCGLAIGEGRYHSAMVFLGDQPLVAVETIRRIFESGLKQLRTLREPEPFVVRPCFRGIPGHPVFLGNIRSMNLEELKGDRGAKEVLRTLRHRTILSVEDPGVILDIDTPQAYESARRLAFRPRDSSSNMIRERHGDRLGTE, encoded by the coding sequence ATGGCTGGGTGCCGTGGCAATTTTGAAAACCGATGCCGAAAGGTGTTGACCATGGAGAGCGGCGTGTTTGCTCTGATCCTCGCTGCGGGGACATCTTCGAGAATGGGGACACCGAAACAACTCCTCGACTGGGGAGAAATGCCGTTGTTGGAGCAGATAATCCGGAAGACGCTTACACTCCCCTTCCCGGAGGTGGTTGCCGTGATCGGTCACCGGGCGAAGGAGATCCGGCGCTTGATCCGGATAGAGGACGATCGCTTTCGCTGGGTGGTCAACCGGGATTACGCCGCCGGACAGAGTACGTCCCTTTTGTGCGGCTTGGCAATCGGAGAAGGCCGATACCATTCGGCGATGGTGTTTTTGGGTGATCAACCGCTGGTTGCGGTAGAAACGATCCGGCGGATCTTTGAAAGCGGCCTCAAACAGCTTCGCACCCTTCGAGAACCCGAGCCTTTTGTCGTTCGGCCGTGCTTCCGGGGTATTCCCGGTCACCCCGTTTTTTTGGGCAATATCCGTTCGATGAATTTGGAAGAACTGAAGGGGGATAGGGGAGCGAAGGAGGTACTTCGTACTCTGCGGCACCGGACGATTCTGTCGGTGGAAGATCCGGGTGTCATACTGGACATTGACACCCCACAGGCTTATGAAAGTGCCAGGAGACTTGCCTTCCGTCCGCGTGACAGCAGTTCGAACATGATTCGTGAGAGACACGGGGATCGCTTGGGAACAGAATGA
- a CDS encoding inorganic diphosphatase, producing MAHQELIVDAFIEIPTGSQNKYEYDKEKGVFRLDRVLYSPMHYPTEYGYLESTLAEDGDPLDILVLTTFPTFPGCVIRSRVIGVLLMSDDKGQDEKLLAVPADDPRWNHVKSLDDVAPHVLKEIEHFFQVYKDLENKETKIEGWKDAQFAADLYQACLKRYQEQK from the coding sequence ATGGCACATCAAGAATTAATCGTGGATGCCTTTATCGAAATTCCGACCGGAAGTCAAAACAAATACGAATACGACAAGGAAAAAGGTGTGTTCCGCCTGGACCGTGTGTTGTACTCTCCGATGCACTACCCGACCGAATACGGTTATCTGGAATCCACCTTGGCCGAAGACGGCGATCCGTTGGACATCCTGGTATTGACCACCTTCCCCACCTTCCCAGGATGCGTCATCCGCTCGCGCGTGATCGGCGTTCTGCTGATGTCCGACGATAAAGGTCAAGATGAAAAGTTGTTGGCGGTACCTGCTGACGACCCGCGCTGGAATCACGTGAAATCGTTGGATGACGTTGCTCCGCACGTGTTGAAAGAAATCGAGCACTTTTTCCAAGTGTATAAGGATCTGGAGAACAAAGAGACCAAAATCGAAGGCTGGAAGGATGCCCAATTTGCAGCAGACCTGTACCAAGCCTGCCTCAAACGTTATCAAGAGCAGAAGTAA
- a CDS encoding AAA family ATPase gives MVDDRVEKLRKCLQNAKYVADEGLAMVLYLAQRLNRPLLLEGPAGVGKTELAKAVSVVRGVELIRLQCYEGLDAAHALYDWDYPKQLLLTRATFSGEAGGAAPDIYTDHFLIERPLLRALKTKPAPVLLIDEVDRADEEFEALLLEFLSEFQITIPERGSFRAEVPPTVILTSNRTRDLSDALRRRCLYYWLDYPSVEQEAAIIALHVPDVAPTVARQIARAVRRLRKWSLLKPPGLAESIDWARAVADLAAGELDESVTRLTLGCLLKTQEDLELVREKGLALLWNA, from the coding sequence ATGGTGGACGATCGTGTGGAGAAGTTGCGGAAATGTTTGCAGAATGCCAAGTACGTGGCTGACGAAGGACTGGCTATGGTTCTTTACCTGGCACAGCGTTTGAACCGACCACTGCTGTTGGAGGGGCCGGCCGGTGTCGGCAAAACCGAGCTGGCCAAGGCAGTATCGGTGGTTCGCGGTGTGGAGTTGATTCGACTGCAATGCTACGAGGGTTTGGATGCTGCACATGCTCTGTACGATTGGGATTACCCAAAACAGCTGTTGCTGACCAGGGCCACGTTTTCCGGTGAGGCCGGGGGCGCGGCGCCTGACATCTATACCGACCACTTCTTGATTGAACGGCCATTGCTGCGTGCTTTGAAGACAAAGCCTGCCCCCGTTCTGTTGATCGATGAGGTGGATCGGGCGGACGAGGAATTTGAAGCTCTATTGCTGGAGTTTTTGTCAGAGTTTCAGATCACCATTCCGGAACGGGGTTCGTTTCGGGCTGAAGTGCCACCGACGGTGATTCTGACGTCCAATCGCACGCGCGATTTATCGGATGCATTGCGGAGGCGCTGTCTCTACTATTGGTTAGATTATCCGAGTGTAGAGCAGGAAGCGGCTATCATTGCCCTTCATGTACCCGACGTGGCTCCGACCGTCGCCCGTCAGATTGCGCGCGCAGTGCGCCGGTTGCGAAAGTGGTCGCTCCTCAAACCGCCCGGATTGGCAGAGTCGATCGATTGGGCGCGTGCGGTTGCCGATCTGGCGGCAGGAGAGCTGGACGAATCAGTCACCCGTCTCACGCTCGGATGCTTGTTGAAGACACAGGAAGACCTGGAACTGGTACGGGAGAAAGGACTGGCCTTGTTGTGGAACGCATAG
- a CDS encoding CPBP family intramembrane glutamic endopeptidase — protein sequence MQTNQKDDSRRLLIHLYASQAVLMLTGFLLLQWVDGGWHRLFYWQDPVLWGSGLAFGLLVVAVDMVLTRKAPAHWWDDGGINRLLFQERSLVHIVWIACLVAVAEELLFRGALQSLIGLWGSSLLFTLVHFRYWKRIPLLLLVFAVSLGFGVLVEWSGSLVPAIIAHFVIDCITGIRIHLDSEGLQ from the coding sequence TTGCAGACCAATCAAAAAGACGACTCCCGCCGGCTGTTGATCCATCTGTATGCGTCGCAAGCGGTATTGATGCTGACAGGCTTTCTCCTCCTACAGTGGGTGGATGGAGGATGGCATCGCCTGTTTTACTGGCAAGATCCCGTTCTGTGGGGGAGCGGACTGGCCTTCGGCCTGTTGGTGGTAGCGGTGGACATGGTGTTGACGAGAAAGGCTCCAGCTCATTGGTGGGATGACGGTGGGATCAACCGGTTGTTGTTTCAAGAGCGCTCTCTCGTACACATCGTGTGGATCGCTTGTCTGGTAGCGGTGGCGGAAGAGCTCTTGTTTCGCGGTGCTTTACAATCTTTGATCGGGCTGTGGGGTTCCAGTCTGTTGTTCACGCTGGTACATTTTCGTTATTGGAAGCGAATTCCCCTGTTGCTGTTGGTGTTTGCAGTCAGTCTGGGCTTTGGCGTGCTGGTCGAATGGAGCGGATCATTGGTTCCCGCAATTATCGCTCATTTTGTCATCGATTGTATCACCGGCATTCGAATCCATTTAGATTCGGAAGGGCTTCAATGA
- a CDS encoding XdhC family protein produces the protein MNVRNENGRRNPGKDPFAAWTECLKEEQAAVLCTLLAFSPSPGLPSGVRLFIPENGEPLGDLGDEALNRLAVEWARKKLDTLHPQSETCIFSLPGGRQAEVFVDVNLPPSELMIFGAGHDAIPLVKLAVQSGFKTTVVDPRPAYATEDRFPGARIILADAGLWEERVIIGKRTYVVVMNHHLERDRVAIRLALNSPAPYVGVLGPRSRCQRMLEALEKEGVTFGEEKLARMYNPVGLDIGAETPEEVAISILSEILAFRKGCSGGFLRGRDSIHQPVRK, from the coding sequence ATGAACGTACGGAATGAAAATGGTCGGCGTAACCCGGGGAAAGACCCCTTTGCCGCGTGGACTGAATGTCTCAAGGAGGAGCAGGCGGCCGTGCTGTGCACGTTGCTGGCGTTTTCTCCTTCTCCGGGTCTTCCTTCCGGGGTCCGTCTCTTCATTCCAGAGAACGGCGAACCCCTGGGAGACCTGGGAGATGAGGCCTTGAACAGGTTGGCTGTTGAATGGGCACGGAAAAAACTGGACACCTTGCATCCCCAATCGGAGACCTGCATATTTTCCTTGCCCGGAGGCAGGCAAGCGGAGGTTTTCGTCGACGTCAACCTCCCTCCGTCGGAACTGATGATTTTTGGAGCTGGCCATGACGCGATCCCTCTGGTGAAATTAGCCGTCCAGTCGGGGTTCAAAACGACGGTGGTCGATCCGCGCCCGGCCTACGCCACGGAGGATCGCTTTCCGGGAGCCCGGATCATTCTGGCCGATGCGGGTTTGTGGGAAGAGCGGGTGATTATCGGAAAACGTACGTATGTTGTTGTGATGAACCATCATCTGGAGCGTGACCGGGTCGCCATCCGTCTTGCCTTGAACTCACCCGCTCCTTATGTGGGCGTGCTCGGGCCACGATCCCGCTGTCAACGGATGTTGGAGGCATTGGAAAAGGAAGGGGTAACCTTCGGGGAAGAGAAGCTGGCCCGGATGTATAACCCCGTCGGCTTAGATATTGGCGCCGAGACCCCGGAGGAGGTGGCAATCAGCATATTGTCGGAGATCCTGGCGTTTAGAAAGGGTTGTTCGGGCGGGTTTCTGCGGGGGAGGGACAGCATTCACCAACCCGTCCGAAAATGA
- a CDS encoding XdhC family protein, with amino-acid sequence MHTIPDEIRLLEERREPYAVVTVVRRVRPSSANVGDKAVVTSDGRMFGFVGGQCTRGLVTDQAQQCLKTGQSQLLLITANPPAEVEEGVTVLPMTCQSEGEVELFIEPKLPDPLLVVIGDSPVALALEELAPKFGWFSRRLALEQMGENGDDPAERLKRNLSQVYEPEMYAVVATMGQYDDDGLLALREFSLAYAGVVISPKRWRSLREALLSAGASAEFCDFIAAPAGYDIGAVGAQEIALSIFAQMIERRRRQVEVRYHPPSDVSISETSTEEDAHVSTAQRLGTGVDPVCGMRVDLDSTPYRTMHEGKTYGFCCPHCLRKFQQEPQTYAITR; translated from the coding sequence ATGCACACGATACCGGACGAGATTCGCTTGTTGGAGGAGCGACGGGAACCTTACGCTGTGGTGACCGTGGTTCGTCGTGTCCGACCCAGTTCGGCCAACGTGGGTGACAAGGCTGTTGTTACTTCCGACGGCCGGATGTTCGGATTTGTCGGAGGTCAATGTACACGTGGATTGGTGACGGATCAAGCTCAGCAGTGTCTCAAAACGGGTCAAAGCCAATTACTGCTCATTACCGCCAATCCACCCGCCGAGGTGGAGGAGGGGGTAACGGTTTTGCCGATGACCTGCCAATCAGAGGGCGAGGTGGAATTGTTTATCGAACCGAAGCTCCCGGATCCGCTCCTGGTCGTGATCGGAGATTCTCCCGTTGCCTTGGCGCTAGAGGAACTGGCCCCGAAGTTTGGGTGGTTTTCTCGGCGTCTGGCCTTGGAGCAAATGGGAGAAAATGGAGATGATCCGGCGGAACGGTTGAAACGAAACTTGTCACAGGTGTATGAGCCCGAAATGTACGCGGTGGTGGCGACGATGGGGCAATACGACGACGATGGACTGCTGGCGCTTCGGGAGTTCTCGCTGGCTTACGCTGGTGTGGTCATCAGTCCGAAGCGCTGGCGCTCATTGCGGGAAGCGCTGCTCAGCGCGGGAGCGTCGGCAGAGTTTTGCGATTTCATTGCCGCGCCTGCCGGTTACGACATCGGCGCTGTGGGAGCGCAGGAGATCGCACTCAGCATCTTCGCACAGATGATCGAGAGGCGGCGCCGTCAGGTGGAGGTCCGCTACCACCCACCGTCCGATGTGAGTATCTCTGAGACGTCTACCGAAGAGGATGCGCACGTGTCCACGGCGCAGCGGCTGGGGACGGGTGTCGATCCGGTCTGCGGAATGCGTGTCGATCTAGACAGCACGCCTTATCGTACGATGCATGAAGGAAAGACGTACGGATTCTGTTGTCCTCACTGTTTACGGAAATTTCAACAAGAACCGCAAACGTACGCGATTACCCGATAA
- a CDS encoding XdhC family protein, whose product MKENREIALAMEEGRRAGRKMALATVVRVKGSAYRREGAKLLIDEEGKMTGVISGGCLEPDVAEVAKQVMADGHPVMKRYDLDEDLVWGLGLGCPGTVDVLIEPVSWNETTSEADVSRSSDGKGVEERGFAGKEASS is encoded by the coding sequence GTGAAAGAGAATCGGGAAATCGCTCTGGCAATGGAAGAGGGGAGACGGGCGGGCAGAAAGATGGCGTTGGCCACCGTTGTCCGCGTGAAGGGATCCGCCTATCGCCGGGAAGGTGCAAAATTGCTGATCGACGAGGAAGGAAAAATGACCGGTGTGATCTCCGGCGGCTGCCTGGAACCGGACGTAGCAGAAGTGGCCAAACAAGTGATGGCCGACGGTCACCCTGTGATGAAACGTTACGATTTGGATGAGGATCTCGTGTGGGGATTGGGGCTGGGGTGTCCGGGTACCGTCGATGTCTTGATTGAGCCCGTTTCGTGGAACGAGACGACAAGCGAAGCGGATGTTTCCCGATCATCCGATGGAAAGGGTGTGGAGGAGCGGGGGTTCGCGGGAAAGGAGGCATCCTCATGA
- a CDS encoding rhodanese-like domain-containing protein, producing MDSQEQYHISPEMFARRYRKGELDGIILDVREPEEWEVDHLDGAVLIPLQHLPHRLHELERDQKVYVLCAHGIRSIYAANFLLSQGFRRVVNVDDGMAAVRLYLDADAD from the coding sequence ATGGATTCTCAGGAGCAGTACCATATTTCGCCGGAAATGTTCGCCCGTCGATACCGAAAAGGAGAACTGGACGGGATCATCCTGGACGTGCGTGAACCAGAAGAATGGGAAGTGGATCATCTGGACGGTGCGGTCTTGATCCCTCTGCAGCATCTTCCTCATCGGTTGCACGAGCTGGAACGGGACCAAAAGGTGTATGTGCTTTGTGCCCATGGCATCCGCAGCATATATGCCGCCAATTTCCTGCTCAGCCAGGGATTTCGTCGTGTTGTCAACGTGGATGACGGGATGGCGGCGGTACGCCTTTATCTGGATGCTGACGCTGATTGA
- a CDS encoding CoxG family protein, translating to MRTYQGDFVIDLPRQTVWEFVMDPQRVGPCVPDLLKLDVESETRFHTLVRVGVGPVRGKFNLTVEVAVTEPEESAELSVRGGGMGSRVDMKAKLNLSDTESGGTKLDWRCDAAISGPIASLGGRMIDNEARKITEKLFANLREALSSVSEQVAATSTETAEPESTD from the coding sequence GTGCGCACGTATCAAGGAGACTTTGTCATCGATTTGCCGCGTCAGACTGTGTGGGAGTTCGTCATGGATCCGCAGCGGGTGGGGCCGTGTGTTCCAGATCTTTTGAAGTTGGATGTGGAGAGCGAGACCCGTTTTCACACGCTTGTCCGTGTCGGTGTCGGGCCCGTTCGCGGCAAGTTCAACTTGACGGTTGAAGTGGCCGTGACCGAGCCGGAAGAGTCTGCTGAACTCTCCGTTCGAGGCGGGGGAATGGGCAGCCGTGTCGATATGAAGGCGAAACTGAACCTCAGTGATACGGAAAGTGGTGGAACGAAACTGGATTGGCGGTGTGACGCTGCGATCAGCGGGCCGATCGCCAGTCTCGGCGGTCGGATGATTGACAATGAAGCCAGAAAGATCACGGAAAAGCTGTTCGCCAATTTGCGTGAAGCGCTCTCGTCCGTTTCGGAACAGGTGGCAGCGACGTCGACGGAGACGGCGGAACCCGAGTCGACTGATTGA